One Bacillus sp. 1780r2a1 DNA segment encodes these proteins:
- a CDS encoding enoyl-CoA hydratase, whose amino-acid sequence MTFITFNNPPANALSQGVLQELSQLLKKYETIEETRAIILKGEGRFFCAGADIKEFTSLQQSTQYENLAKKGQDLFEYIENYSKPIIAMIHGAALGGGLELAMSCHMRFVTHDAKLGLPELQLGIIPGFAGTQRLPRYVGTAKACEMMLTSRPIKGKEAVTLGLANASYEEEELHSKVTAIAEAIAKKSPSSVKATLELLQYTKTNRYYEGVEKEAHLFGSVFNTEDAKEGVTAFIEKREPKFVGK is encoded by the coding sequence ATGACGTTTATTACATTTAATAACCCACCTGCTAATGCGTTGTCTCAAGGCGTATTACAAGAGCTTTCACAACTATTAAAAAAGTACGAAACAATTGAGGAAACTCGAGCTATTATTCTAAAAGGTGAAGGGCGCTTTTTCTGTGCAGGAGCCGATATTAAAGAGTTTACTTCCTTACAACAGTCCACTCAATATGAAAACTTAGCTAAAAAAGGTCAAGACTTATTCGAGTATATTGAAAATTATTCAAAGCCTATTATTGCCATGATTCATGGAGCGGCTCTAGGCGGCGGGTTAGAATTAGCAATGAGCTGCCACATGCGATTTGTTACGCATGATGCAAAGCTTGGCCTACCTGAACTGCAGCTTGGAATCATTCCTGGATTTGCAGGTACCCAGCGACTACCACGCTATGTGGGAACTGCTAAGGCATGTGAAATGATGCTAACAAGCAGACCAATTAAGGGAAAGGAAGCGGTAACTCTTGGACTAGCGAATGCTTCCTACGAAGAGGAGGAACTGCATTCAAAAGTAACAGCGATAGCAGAAGCTATTGCTAAAAAGAGCCCAAGTTCTGTAAAAGCAACTCTTGAATTACTACAGTATACAAAAACGAACCGTTATTACGAGGGTGTAGAAAAAGAAGCGCACCTTTTTGGAAGCGTATTCAATACAGAAGATGCAAAAGAAGGCGTTACGGCTTTTATTGAAAAAAGAGAGCCAAAGTTTGTTGGGAAGTAA
- a CDS encoding TetR family transcriptional regulator: MKRNKPKYMQIIDAAVIVIAENGYHNAQVSKIAKQAGVADGTIYLYFKNKEDVLISLFQEKMGQFIEKIQEEIVEVNTASERLYMLIDKHFSFLASDYSLAVVTQLELRQSNKELRLKINDVLKDYLTVIDTILQKGIETGEFPENLDIRLARQMIFGTIDETVTTWVMNDQRYELSELSKKVHYLLMNGCSGSPL; this comes from the coding sequence TTGAAAAGAAATAAGCCAAAGTACATGCAAATTATTGATGCAGCAGTAATTGTTATTGCTGAAAACGGCTACCATAATGCTCAGGTTTCCAAGATTGCTAAACAAGCAGGGGTAGCTGATGGAACGATTTATTTATACTTTAAAAATAAAGAAGACGTATTAATTTCTTTATTTCAAGAAAAGATGGGGCAGTTTATTGAAAAAATACAGGAAGAAATCGTTGAAGTAAACACTGCTTCTGAACGCCTGTATATGTTAATTGATAAACACTTCTCATTCTTAGCAAGCGATTATTCATTAGCAGTTGTCACACAGTTAGAGTTAAGACAATCTAATAAAGAGCTTCGTTTGAAAATTAATGATGTATTAAAAGATTATCTTACTGTTATTGATACCATTCTTCAAAAGGGAATTGAAACAGGAGAGTTTCCAGAAAACTTGGATATTCGTTTAGCACGCCAAATGATATTTGGAACAATTGATGAAACGGTCACTACATGGGTGATGAATGATCAACGTTACGAATTGAGCGAATTATCTAAAAAAGTACACTATTTATTAATGAATGGATGCAGTGGCTCTCCGCTTTAA
- a CDS encoding long-chain-fatty-acid--CoA ligase gives MLDKPWVSQYPPEVPHSLAYSEKTLAQLFEEAAKKNPHKCAVHFLGKRLTFHELYEQAITLAVYLKELGVQHGDRVAIMLPNCPQAVISFYGVLLAGGIVVETNPLYTERELEYQLNDSEAICIIGLDLLYPRISKVKALTKVKHVISTSIKDYLPFPKNLLYPYVQKKQQTITVQVEHMGDTHLFPTIMKRKRESEIFVYDVTSNADIALLQYTGGTTGFPKGVMLTHKNLVANATMCSHWLYRCKQGQEKILGVLPFFHVYGLTTVLILSVLEGYEMILLPKFDAESVLKTIHKQRPTLFPGAPTIYIALLNHPDLSKYNLSSIDSCISGSAPLPVEVQEKFEEITGGKLVEGYGLTETSPVTHSNFVWAKRIRGSVGVPWPDTDAKIVSFETGEALPINEVGEIVVKGPQVMKGYWKRPDETEAVLQDGWLKTGDVGYMDESGFFYIVDRKKDMIIAGGYNIYPREIEEILYEHPKVQEVVVVGIPDEYRGETVKAYIVLKNGVSCTEEELNTFSRQYLAAYKVPRVYEFRKELPKTAVGKILRRALVEEEKESQKKAT, from the coding sequence ATGCTTGATAAGCCATGGGTTTCTCAATATCCACCTGAAGTACCTCATTCACTTGCATACAGTGAAAAGACATTAGCACAGCTTTTTGAGGAAGCAGCTAAGAAGAATCCTCATAAATGTGCTGTGCATTTTTTAGGAAAACGACTCACGTTTCATGAACTATACGAGCAAGCCATTACGTTAGCTGTATACCTAAAGGAACTAGGTGTCCAACACGGAGATCGAGTCGCCATAATGCTGCCCAATTGTCCTCAAGCTGTTATTTCTTTTTACGGGGTTCTCTTAGCCGGAGGAATCGTTGTTGAAACTAATCCGTTGTACACAGAAAGAGAATTAGAGTATCAATTAAATGATTCAGAAGCAATATGTATTATTGGTTTAGATTTATTGTATCCACGCATTTCAAAAGTGAAAGCGTTAACAAAAGTTAAGCACGTTATTTCAACTTCAATTAAAGACTACTTACCATTCCCGAAAAACCTATTATATCCTTATGTACAAAAAAAGCAGCAAACCATCACTGTTCAAGTTGAGCATATGGGTGATACGCACCTATTCCCAACTATTATGAAGCGTAAAAGAGAATCTGAAATCTTTGTATATGACGTTACTTCTAATGCGGATATTGCCTTATTACAATATACTGGTGGAACAACTGGATTTCCAAAAGGGGTTATGCTTACCCATAAAAATTTAGTAGCGAACGCAACAATGTGCTCTCATTGGCTTTATCGATGCAAACAAGGTCAGGAAAAGATTCTTGGAGTTTTACCGTTCTTTCACGTATATGGTTTAACAACCGTACTCATCTTATCTGTTTTAGAAGGTTATGAAATGATTTTATTACCCAAATTTGATGCGGAAAGTGTTTTAAAAACGATTCATAAGCAGCGGCCTACCTTATTTCCAGGTGCACCAACTATTTATATTGCGTTATTAAACCATCCAGATCTGAGCAAATATAATTTGTCATCCATTGATTCATGTATTAGTGGTTCTGCACCTCTCCCTGTTGAAGTACAGGAAAAATTTGAGGAAATAACGGGAGGAAAGTTAGTAGAAGGTTACGGCTTAACCGAAACTTCTCCAGTTACACACTCTAATTTTGTTTGGGCAAAGAGAATTAGAGGGAGTGTCGGTGTTCCTTGGCCAGATACAGATGCCAAAATTGTTTCTTTTGAAACTGGTGAAGCTTTGCCAATTAATGAAGTTGGTGAAATTGTGGTAAAAGGTCCACAGGTTATGAAAGGATATTGGAAACGTCCTGACGAAACGGAAGCTGTGTTACAAGATGGATGGCTGAAAACAGGTGATGTTGGTTATATGGATGAAAGTGGGTTCTTCTATATTGTAGATCGTAAAAAAGATATGATCATTGCAGGGGGATATAATATTTATCCTCGTGAAATTGAGGAGATACTCTATGAACATCCTAAAGTACAAGAAGTCGTTGTGGTTGGGATTCCAGATGAATATAGAGGAGAAACAGTAAAAGCTTACATTGTTCTAAAAAATGGTGTATCATGTACAGAAGAAGAATTAAATACTTTTTCACGTCAATATTTAGCGGCATATAAAGTTCCTCGGGTATACGAGTTTCGAAAAGAACTTCCGAAAACAGCAGTCGGAAAGATTTTAAGGAGAGCACTCGTTGAGGAAGAAAAAGAAAGCCAAAAAAAGGCGACGTGA
- a CDS encoding DUF350 domain-containing protein — MDNFWKDPYVESAAYYSVVILSIVVFLAIFELVTKYKNWEEIQKGNLAVAMATGGKIFGLANIFKYSIEHNDNLFTMLGWGIYGFVLLLISYFIFEFLTPKFRIDDEIEKDNRAVGLISLIISVGMSFVIGAGIG; from the coding sequence ATGGATAATTTTTGGAAAGATCCGTACGTGGAATCAGCTGCTTACTACAGCGTTGTTATATTAAGTATCGTTGTATTTTTAGCGATTTTTGAACTCGTAACAAAGTATAAAAATTGGGAAGAGATTCAAAAGGGAAATCTTGCAGTTGCCATGGCTACAGGAGGTAAAATATTTGGATTAGCCAATATTTTTAAATACTCTATTGAGCATAATGATAATTTATTTACAATGCTGGGTTGGGGAATTTATGGATTTGTTCTTTTGTTAATCAGCTACTTTATCTTTGAGTTTTTAACACCAAAGTTTCGAATCGACGACGAGATTGAAAAGGATAATCGCGCAGTCGGCTTGATTTCATTGATTATTTCTGTTGGCATGTCGTTTGTCATTGGTGCAGGAATTGGATAG
- a CDS encoding endonuclease MutS2, with the protein MQPRIFQVLEFNKVKEQLATKVASSLGREKVEQLVPSTDYEQVLKWQDATDEATTVLRLRGHAPLGGISDVRQSVKRAEIGGTLSPNELLDIAGTIYAARQLRQFIEQLAEDEDVQIPIIQEHIEKLISLPEVEQAVKMSIDENGTVLDGASEQLRGIRQKLRSTESRIRQKLESLVRSSSAQKMLSDTVVTIRNDRFVIPVKQEYRSAYGGIVHDQSSSGATLFIEPQAIVTLNNELQEAKMKEKQEIEKILIELTTQVAEVANELRQNVYLLGELDFMFAKGRYSHELKASKPKMNDRGYIKLFKAKHPLISQDEVVANDIELGNDYTSIVITGPNTGGKTVTLKTIGLFTLMAQAGLQVPALDGSEMAVFKNVFADIGDEQSIEQSLSTFSSHMVNIVDILKKVDSESLVLFDELGAGTDPQEGAALAISILDEVYGCGARVVATTHYPELKAYGYNRAGVVNASVEFDIETLSPTYKLLIGVPGRSNAFEISKRLGLEDKVIDHAKSYIGSETNKVENMIAALEESRRKSEAELVEAEMLRKESEKLHQELQRQIIEFNEQRDKLYEKAEKKAEDTIKEASQEAENIIRDLRQMQKNQQASIKEHELIEARKRLEDAVPTLEKSKKKVSKPQKQERVLSSGDEVKVLTWGQKGTLIERTGSNEWQVQMGIMKMKVKEKDLEYINSPKPVETKPLATVKGKDYHVSLELDLRGERFENALSRVEKYLDDALLAGYPRVSIIHGKGTGALRKGVQEYLKNHRSVKSARFGEAGEGGTGVTVVEFK; encoded by the coding sequence TTGCAACCAAGGATCTTTCAAGTGCTTGAATTTAATAAAGTAAAAGAACAGCTAGCTACAAAAGTTGCCTCATCTCTAGGAAGAGAAAAAGTAGAACAGCTTGTTCCATCTACAGACTATGAACAGGTGTTAAAATGGCAGGATGCTACAGATGAAGCAACAACGGTTCTAAGGCTTCGTGGACATGCCCCTTTGGGAGGAATTTCGGATGTGAGACAAAGCGTAAAACGAGCTGAAATTGGAGGAACATTAAGTCCAAATGAGCTTTTAGATATTGCAGGTACAATTTATGCAGCGAGACAATTAAGACAATTTATTGAACAGTTAGCGGAAGACGAAGACGTTCAAATTCCAATTATTCAAGAACATATTGAAAAGTTAATATCGCTCCCAGAAGTAGAGCAAGCAGTTAAGATGAGTATCGATGAAAATGGAACAGTTCTAGATGGTGCTAGCGAACAGCTGAGAGGTATTCGTCAAAAACTTCGTTCGACTGAATCACGTATTCGCCAAAAGCTAGAGAGCTTAGTTCGCTCATCTTCTGCTCAAAAAATGCTCTCAGATACGGTTGTAACAATTCGAAATGACCGATTTGTTATTCCGGTAAAACAAGAGTATCGAAGTGCTTACGGGGGTATCGTTCACGATCAATCATCTTCAGGTGCAACACTATTTATTGAACCGCAAGCAATTGTTACGTTAAATAATGAATTGCAAGAAGCAAAAATGAAAGAAAAGCAAGAAATCGAGAAGATTTTGATTGAACTCACGACTCAAGTAGCAGAAGTAGCAAATGAGCTGAGACAAAATGTTTATTTGCTTGGTGAATTAGATTTTATGTTTGCTAAAGGCCGTTATAGTCATGAATTAAAAGCTTCAAAGCCAAAAATGAATGACCGAGGTTACATTAAGCTATTTAAAGCGAAGCATCCTTTGATTTCACAGGATGAAGTGGTAGCCAATGACATTGAGCTTGGTAATGACTATACGTCAATTGTTATCACTGGTCCTAATACAGGTGGTAAAACCGTTACGCTAAAAACAATTGGTTTATTTACATTAATGGCTCAAGCAGGTCTTCAAGTTCCAGCGCTAGACGGTTCAGAGATGGCAGTGTTTAAAAACGTATTTGCTGACATTGGAGATGAGCAATCAATTGAACAAAGTTTAAGTACGTTCTCTTCTCATATGGTTAATATAGTAGATATTTTAAAGAAAGTAGATAGCGAAAGTCTTGTTTTATTTGATGAGCTGGGAGCGGGTACAGACCCTCAAGAAGGAGCAGCTCTAGCTATTTCGATTTTGGATGAAGTATATGGATGCGGTGCAAGAGTGGTTGCAACCACTCACTATCCAGAATTAAAGGCGTATGGATATAACCGGGCTGGTGTTGTAAATGCGAGCGTGGAGTTTGATATTGAAACGTTGAGTCCAACTTATAAGCTGTTAATTGGTGTACCAGGACGAAGTAATGCATTCGAAATTTCCAAGCGACTAGGGCTAGAAGATAAAGTCATCGATCATGCTAAGAGTTATATTGGTTCTGAGACAAATAAAGTAGAAAACATGATTGCGGCTCTTGAAGAGAGCAGACGTAAATCAGAAGCTGAGCTAGTTGAAGCGGAAATGTTACGTAAGGAATCTGAAAAGCTTCATCAAGAGCTTCAGCGTCAAATCATTGAATTTAATGAACAGCGTGATAAGCTCTATGAAAAAGCAGAAAAAAAAGCTGAAGATACAATTAAGGAAGCATCACAAGAAGCAGAAAACATTATCCGAGATTTACGACAAATGCAAAAAAATCAGCAGGCATCGATTAAAGAGCACGAGCTCATTGAAGCAAGAAAGCGTCTAGAAGATGCAGTCCCTACATTGGAGAAGAGTAAAAAGAAAGTTTCTAAACCTCAAAAGCAAGAACGAGTTCTGTCGTCAGGAGATGAAGTAAAAGTATTAACATGGGGACAAAAAGGCACATTAATTGAGCGTACGGGGAGTAATGAGTGGCAAGTTCAGATGGGCATTATGAAAATGAAAGTAAAAGAAAAAGATTTAGAGTATATTAACTCACCAAAACCTGTTGAAACAAAGCCTCTTGCAACGGTAAAAGGTAAAGACTATCACGTTAGCTTAGAATTAGATCTTCGAGGAGAAAGATTTGAAAATGCACTTAGTCGAGTTGAAAAATATTTAGATGATGCGCTTCTTGCAGGGTATCCACGCGTATCTATTATTCATGGAAAAGGAACTGGTGCTTTACGAAAAGGTGTGCAAGAATACTTGAAGAACCATCGTTCGGTTAAATCAGCTCGATTTGGCGAAGCTGGTGAAGGAGGGACAGGTGTTACTGTCGTAGAATTTAAGTAA